ccatgCTCTGGCCATTTCCCTCTGCCCATTACCTGCTGACAGCTGGTTCCTCAGCCGGGGCAGCAGCTCATCAGGGTTCACCAAGGTCAGCTTCCCCAGGCATTCTGCCACCACGTTGCGTGTCCCTTCCTCTGTGCACTCACAGTGCTTGAAGAGCAGAGCCCAGATATCCTCCACATAAGGTGTGAGGCTGtcagctggggaggagctgaTGACTTCCTTCAGGGAGTGCAGCAGCAGGTACTGTCGCTTGGGCTGGCTTCCAATCTCCTTGAGCATGAAGGGCAGGTACTCCTTCAGGTTCCCCACGCTGACGCTGCCCAGCGCGTAGGCGGCGGCGGATTTCACCTCCTCGCTGGGGGAGGCGAACGCGTCCAGGATGACGGCTCTGAGCTCCCTCTGAGCACTGAGGTTCATGGTGCGGCCCACCTctgccaggaagaggaaagccAGCACTTGAACAGCAGGGCTGGACTTGGCACTTTTCACATCCTGGACAAACTGGTTCACTGTGGCAGGGGCTTCCTTCGGGCAGGCTGAGGACAGGGCTGCCACACACTTGGCGATGGAGTGATACGCCTGTTTGTGCAACGTCGGCGGGGCCCCGGCCGAACCCGAGGAGTAAACGGGGGCTGTCAGCTGCTTCATCAGCTCCGAGTAACCCACAGCAGCCGTCTTTGTCAGGACCAGTGCCTGGAAGAAGTCAATTATGGCATTCAGGGCCCCTCCTTGAAGCAAAGGTGAGTGGACAAGCTGAAAGATTTCCGCAAGGACGGAGGCGCTGATCTTGGAGATGCAGGATGGATAAACCTTGGCCAAAGTCGTGAGGAACATGATGGTCACCTGGGACACATGCATGTCATTCTCAGTAATTAAGACAGGGAGCTCTGTTAGCACAGCCTCAATCATGGCAGGCTTGAGGCTGTCACTGTAGTTCTTCACCAGGATGTCCAGAGCATTCAGAGTACTCAGTTTCAAGGCACGTTGATTCTTTCTCAAGAAGGAAGCTAGAATGGGGAGACCTTCCCCTAGGATGGGTCTCAAATCTATTTTAAGTGGAGAACTAGCAATTAAGGTTAATGCTTTGACTGTTGTCAGTCTGGTGATTTCATTTTTGAGCCTCTCCAGAAATATCTTCAAGGTTGGCTGGAGGTCAGTGCTTAAATGATCTCCCAGGTTGTAAATGATTTGTCCCATACAGGAGATGGCACGTTCCTTCACCTCCTGGTCGATGTCAGCTGCCTTCAGCCGCTTCAGAGTACCAGGGAAAAGGTCCTTCACACAGGGCTTGGCATCAAAGGTGTAAGGTTTGTCCAAAGGCCTGATAATTTTCACAAGCTGCTGAGTTACCAGCAGAGCCTCTGACGTGATCTTATAAAAGGGGTCTCCAATACAGGTCACAACAGAAGGCAGCAGGGCTTTGATATGAGGGTGAAACACCTCAGGCTGGTGGTTGCAGAGAAGGACGTAGAGGAAGGACAGTGTGTCAATCCGCATGTTGGAGGAGCTGGATTTATCCGCCAAGGAGAAAACAATACctgtgcagaagaaaacatgGTGTCATATTTTTCCCAAAGAAGGAGGTTCATGGATCCAGCCAAGGACAATCACAGGAGACTTGTCTCATATTCACTATACAATCACACCAAAAGCAAAGATGGGACCTGAGCTTTCCAGCAGTGGGATGTTTCCTAAGCACACAGGCCAGAGAGCTCAGAGAAAAATGTGGTGGTGCAAATTAAACAATCAATCaatataaagaatttttttaaatgccactgcattttgcaaaaggaaattacatttgtatttctgatCTCAGTGTGGTAACAGCACAATTACAGCTGCTTTCAGAGGAGGCTGGAATAGGCCCTCCCAAAAGCATCTTCTCAAGGGACTGTGGAAATTAACTTGTTTTTATCCTGGCTTTCAGTGCAAGGACAGATTTAATATGGGAGCTGTTCAGCacatcagcacagagcagaactTCACGTGTTTGTCCTAATGCTGAGCAGAGTAACTCACAGGAATAAAACTGGAACACACAGGCAAGGAGCACATGTGTTCAGAATGGATTTTGACAAGCCTGCTGCTTCCCCCCAGACCACAGACAAGCTTACCAGGGATAAGTGCAGGTATATGATCTGCCAGGCAGCCAGGAAGGACACTGGCCAATTCTGTCAGAAGGCTGAAACAACCCTGTCTTGATTTGATGCTCTTTTCTTTGAGCTGCTTGTGCAAGGCCTTGATGATGTTGGGAACCTGCAGTTTGGAGAACCAAATGAGAAGGGGACACCTTCAGTCAACCAGCTGCTCTCAGAGGCTCACTCTGGTACATTTCTACCACAGTTTATCCAATGCATTTCCTGAGCaacagctgcaggaaggcaCCAGCCAGACACTTCAGCCAGAAGCCGCCCTGCCTCAGCCTGCACACAcgccagggcagtgctggctgtaCCCCCAcgctcctgtgctgggacagcactCTTCCCGTGGGCCAGTAAACTGCCAGCCCTCTAGATGCCTGCCCAGGACTGCTTCTGCTAGCCACATTCTCAAGGTGGCAGTAGGAGCACCTACTGCTCATTGCCTTGTGATTTAAGCCAGCCGCCTCCTGCTCACACACCTGGCTCTGAAGCATTGTCAGGGGAACATCATCCTTGCCAGAGGCATGGGAAGagtgcagccagctctgggtAGGCAACGTTTGCTTCAGCAAGGAGATGTAAGCATTGAAGATGTCAGCTTTGACattctcctccctctctttgAACCTGCTAATCAAGGCTGGGGAGAGAGTTCTGTAGAAGTCCTGCAGGAGATCGTGCCTGCTGCTGACAATGGCCTCCAGGCACTTGGCCGCAGCCCTGCGGACCTTCCAGCTGATGTCATCATCATCACTGTACTCGTCGTCGCTTTCTAGAAACAACACAAGGGGAAACAAGGGGCAGCGTTACGAGAAAACAGGAGCTAAAGGATCACTTGATCCTCAGAGCTGCCCTCTCCAGGAGAAAGCAGGAAGGGGAGAAATGTTAACCCCGTGTTTTGCTGAGCACAGCCATCCTCACAAGCAGGCACCTTGCTCTTCATCCTCCCCATTTTCAGTTTCCATCAtgtcttcctcttcctcctcattaTCATAGTTGTAGTTTGGGTCAAAGGTAATGTACTTCAAACACAGTCCCATCACACTCGAGATGTGAGGGTCCATTTCCTTTGGGCACCTatcacaaacaaaaattttaagagTTAAACAGAGACTAAGCTGTTTTAAATATCCAAGTATTATTAATCTCAAAAGGATCACAAAGTGCTTCACAGAGCATGTGAATATTATGATAACGTGAGCTAAACCAAAGATGTTCCTTCCTGCTGTGCATGAAGCAAGGCCACTTTCCCCTGGGGGGAGGATGCAATAATATTTGTAAggacaaataaatatattggtTGCCTTCATCTTGTTGGGAGGACTGAGTTCCCTCTGGCTAAGGAACACTCCaaggacaaggaagaaaacTGCCACTTGTGCAAAACCAATACAGAAGGACAGCCTCACATGCTGAGGTAAAGCAGCTCCTGGTTCCAGTCCAAGCCTGCACGTGCAGAAGAAATTTCATACGTGAACTGTCTTCCTAACAGGAAGACTTGCAGGAAGAGGCCCTCCTTCGAGGATGCTGAACGTATGGATATTTACACCAGGAGGACAGGGATGCACTGGATGGTGTAGAGGCATTCCCCAAGGATACACACCTTCTCACAAAGGACTCAAAGGCCTGGAAACAGTATTCTCGCAGCTCATCATCATCCACATTACAGTACTGAACAATCAGAGGAATGATCTTCTCCAGGTGTTCTCCTGGGAAAGACAAAGCAAGCAGCAGTGAAAACCCATTCCAGCCTTCACTCACCTGGAAAGGTGACACCTCAGCCACCTGCCACTTCCTTCCTGTGCCTGGTAGAGCATTCCTGCCCCAGACCTCATGGGCTAGGAGCCAGCAGCCCATCAAAACCAGCAGTGTGCTTTTCAGCAGCTGatccctgctccctgtctgCAGCCCCTTGCTGGCATTTCAGTCAAAGGAAGAGCTGTGATTAGAGATCTCTTAGGACCTAATCCCAACTCTGGCAGGTCTTTTAGACAAGTAATACAATATGTTGCCATCCCCTCTGTCATTTTAAAAGGGGTGAATCCACTGACCTAGTTTGTAGAGGTATCAATTTAAACCAGGGAAGTGCTGCAAGATCTTGAGGGGAAGATCTTAAGTCCCTAGTGAAGGGCAGCCAGAGAGATACTCTGGTGTCTTCTTTTCCAAGTGGAGGtcagagaatcagagaatcagaCCAGAACCACAGGGGAGATCACAAGCACAAGCCACTAATACATTAGGAACGATGAGCACTCTTCTTTTACCACAAAGAGGAGCTGCTCTAGAATGCACGTACATTTCCCAGCATCATTTCAAGCTGCTCACCCTACCTATGCGGTGCCCAGCCTGCCTGCTGATGCCAGCCACACACTGAATGTACGTCCTGGTGGTAGATGTGGACTCGTTCCtcttcagctctgccagcagatgCTCTGTAAGCTCTGAGAAGATGTTTCCACTGCAGGTCAAGACCAGGTGCCCCAAGGCAATGATGGCCCGTTTACGTACTGCCAGCCTGGGGCTCGtcagctggggcagcaggcATGTCAGGATGGAGGAATGGAATGAGTAGAGTGTTCCTCCCAACCTGCAATGAACAGAACAAGGCACAAAGTAAAACTCAAAGGCTCAGAAAAAAGCCCTCTTGGCAGCAACAAATCTAAAAATCCTGCAGCTATGGAGACTTCATGCACATTgcggggaggaggagaagggtgGGTTTGTCATTTTGGCCTGAACACTGACTTGGTCTGTAAAACACAGGGAGAGATTATTTGTCTCCATCATGGAGGAGTTTTTGACTGTGTCCTTCTGTATGACCCAAGGGTGTGCTAATAATTTCCTGCATGCAGATGACATACGACACTGTCACTCTGACTTATGCAACAAGaggcagccaggaaaaaaaaaaaagcatgtgtgATGGGCTCATAGGGCTAAAATAAACCTCCCTGCTTCGCCCTCACTCTTCCACGTTTGTGTGAGCTAAGCTTCTGTGGGATCCATCACCAGAGGCACTGCCATTTCCAAGCACAGAAAGGCTTGGCATGTTacctcttctccctgctgggGACCTGCTCTACTCAGATATTCCCTAGGAGCAGCCAACCAAATCCTGTGTTTTTAAGTCCCAATAATAGGATtagggaaataaagaaatcaaaagcagacacatccctgcagcccccttcTATGCACAACTGCCAGAAGGAAATCCTCTGGTACCTGCTCAGCATATCTGACAGGATGTCAAGAGCTTCTAACTGCACGGACACATCCTCCTGCTTGCCAATGGCTCCTGTCAGCTGggctgtgatttttttgcaCACATTTGCTGTCATGGTGGAACCTGCAAGAGAGatatttttccctgctgtcagttaacaaggaattttttttctgctaggaACCATTCAATCCCTTCTACACTGAAAAACGAAATCACCACTGGGAGATCTAATCAGGACAGATTAATCAGATGTCTCCAGAGGAAAATCCTATTGTTGGCAGCCTCAGGTATCCTCTGAAAAGCTGACACATTTTGGGGATACATAGCCCCAAATACAGctcaatttttcatttcattccaTCTTTCATCCCACTGACAGCTCAGCTCTATGGTCCCTCCTCCTGATTTCACAGATTGTCCTCTGGCAGGTGAGTAAAGAATCAGTAACTGTTAGGCTCTGGACTCTACATTTTCCCCACTTGCCAAAGGCCGTGACTGCCCGTTCCTCAGTGACAAGTGGGGACAGACAGTGTACCCGTGGCAGCTGGTGGCAGCTCAGAAATGACCGTTTTGAGGCCGATGCTGGAGATGTCCCGCAGCTGCTCCTTGTCGGACAGCATGTTGGTGCAGAGCGTGTCCACGATGGTCTCCACCTGGTACTCCTTCACCTTGCCAACCAGCGGGCCCAGGCTGTGGGAGGAGAAGCCAGTCAGGATGAGGGGCCTAATCCCACTGTCCATGTCCTTCAGACCGCCACACTGCTCCTTCTTAAAGATCCTGGACACCTATCTGGGAATGACTGACATTCCGCTCTAAGCTCCTCCTTAGGCACGGAAAGGAAATATTCCTGGTTCCATTTGGAGGCCTCCTCATTATCACACTCTGGATGGATGAGAGATTGCAATTATTATGGATTTACTGCAGATACAACCAGAGATTAAGAGGCAAAGAAGTTGAGAAGTTCCTCTCAACAGAGAAGGTCCTCTGCTCAGTGCCcaattgttttgctttaaaacccAGAataaaccaacccaaaccaggcagagacaggagcagggccaaaaaaaaaaagtcaggacAGTGGGAATCAAAAGAAAGGGCCAAAGATAAcagggaaagaacagggatAGAAGCAGCACgtggttgaaaaaaaaaagggaatatgAATAGGatccacagcaggaaaaaatagagGAACCCAAAGTTGTCTTTAAATGGCCCACCTTTCTGGAGCCCTGGGGTGAACTGAGCCATTCAATGGCATTTCTAGACTCAACACGCCCACTTAGACATGCTGGGAAAAGAGATGGGAAAGAACATGTCAGCAGCAGGATCTCTTTATCAGAGGATTCACTAATAGAGGAACCTGCTGCTTTTGTtcattctgattaaaaaaatatgggaatGGTCAAAGGCAAAGCAAGAGCACAGGCTGCACTCAGACTAAAGGCACGGAAAAACCCAAGTGCATTATAAAGTTCAATGAAAACTCCCTTGAAGAGAAGGATTTGGACCTGAAATTCAAGTCCATAAGGGCTG
This is a stretch of genomic DNA from Sylvia atricapilla isolate bSylAtr1 chromosome 11, bSylAtr1.pri, whole genome shotgun sequence. It encodes these proteins:
- the LOC136366213 gene encoding cullin-associated NEDD8-dissociated protein 1-like is translated as MASVSYHISSLLEKMTSTDKDFRFMATNDLMMELQKDSIKLDEDSEKKVVKMLLKLLEDKNGEVQNLAVKCLGPLVGKVKEYQVETIVDTLCTNMLSDKEQLRDISSIGLKTVISELPPAATGSTMTANVCKKITAQLTGAIGKQEDVSVQLEALDILSDMLSRLGGTLYSFHSSILTCLLPQLTSPRLAVRKRAIIALGHLVLTCSGNIFSELTEHLLAELKRNESTSTTRTYIQCVAGISRQAGHRIGEHLEKIIPLIVQYCNVDDDELREYCFQAFESFVRRCPKEMDPHISSVMGLCLKYITFDPNYNYDNEEEEEDMMETENGEDEEQESDDEYSDDDDISWKVRRAAAKCLEAIVSSRHDLLQDFYRTLSPALISRFKEREENVKADIFNAYISLLKQTLPTQSWLHSSHASGKDDVPLTMLQSQVPNIIKALHKQLKEKSIKSRQGCFSLLTELASVLPGCLADHIPALIPGIVFSLADKSSSSNMRIDTLSFLYVLLCNHQPEVFHPHIKALLPSVVTCIGDPFYKITSEALLVTQQLVKIIRPLDKPYTFDAKPCVKDLFPGTLKRLKAADIDQEVKERAISCMGQIIYNLGDHLSTDLQPTLKIFLERLKNEITRLTTVKALTLIASSPLKIDLRPILGEGLPILASFLRKNQRALKLSTLNALDILVKNYSDSLKPAMIEAVLTELPVLITENDMHVSQVTIMFLTTLAKVYPSCISKISASVLAEIFQLVHSPLLQGGALNAIIDFFQALVLTKTAAVGYSELMKQLTAPVYSSGSAGAPPTLHKQAYHSIAKCVAALSSACPKEAPATVNQFVQDVKSAKSSPAVQVLAFLFLAEVGRTMNLSAQRELRAVILDAFASPSEEVKSAAAYALGSVSVGNLKEYLPFMLKEIGSQPKRQYLLLHSLKEVISSSPADSLTPYVEDIWALLFKHCECTEEGTRNVVAECLGKLTLVNPDELLPRLRNQLSAGSPHARSTVVTAIKFTITDQPQPIDALLKGCIGDFLQTLQDPDLNVRRVALALFNSAAHNKPSLIRDLLTTVLPSLYNETKVRRELIREVEMGPFKHTVDDGLDVRKAAFECMYTLLENCLDRLDIYDYLNHVEDGLKDHYDIRMLTFIMLARLSALCPNAVLQRLERLIEPLRATCSTKVKAGSVKQEFEKQDELKRSAMRAVAALLTIPEVEKSPAMAEFSSQIRSSPEMASLFESIQKDSTSLPTSESMDMS